A stretch of the Bacillus sp. FJAT-18017 genome encodes the following:
- the hemH gene encoding ferrochelatase — MERKRMGLLVMAYGTPHTLNDLERYYTHIRHGRKPSEEMLEDLRSRYEAIGGISPLADITERQARGLEARLNEIQDEIEFKMYLGLKHIDPFIEDAVQQMHADGIEEAVSIVLAPHFSTFSVKSYNGRAKEEAEKIGGPTIVSVESWYEEPKFITYWADRVRNTFAGMPGDQRDHAILIVSAHSLPEKILQFGDPYPNQLKETADLIAREAGIKEYAVGWQSAGQTPEPWLGPDVQDLTRELHAEHGYKAFVYVPAGFVAEHLEVLYDNDYECKVVCDEVGAAYYRPDMPNSQPEFIDALSEVILKKLGGQ, encoded by the coding sequence ATGGAAAGAAAGAGAATGGGCCTACTTGTAATGGCCTACGGAACACCCCATACATTAAATGATCTTGAACGCTATTATACTCATATTCGCCATGGCCGAAAGCCTTCTGAGGAAATGCTGGAGGATTTACGGAGCCGGTATGAGGCGATTGGCGGTATTTCACCATTGGCCGATATAACAGAAAGGCAGGCAAGAGGGCTTGAAGCACGCTTAAATGAAATCCAGGATGAAATTGAGTTCAAAATGTATCTTGGGCTTAAGCATATCGATCCGTTCATTGAAGACGCAGTCCAGCAAATGCATGCAGATGGCATAGAGGAAGCTGTAAGCATCGTGCTCGCTCCCCACTTTTCAACGTTCAGTGTGAAATCCTATAATGGACGCGCAAAGGAAGAGGCTGAAAAGATTGGCGGCCCGACTATTGTTTCTGTTGAAAGCTGGTATGAAGAGCCGAAGTTCATCACGTACTGGGCGGACCGTGTGAGGAATACATTTGCAGGTATGCCTGGGGATCAGAGGGATCATGCAATTCTTATTGTATCGGCACACAGCCTTCCTGAAAAAATTCTTCAATTTGGCGATCCATATCCAAACCAGCTGAAGGAGACTGCAGATTTGATTGCCAGGGAAGCGGGTATAAAGGAGTATGCAGTCGGCTGGCAAAGTGCCGGCCAGACTCCGGAGCCATGGCTTGGACCTGATGTACAGGACCTGACACGGGAGCTTCATGCCGAACATGGCTACAAAGCGTTTGTCTATGTTCCTGCCGGTTTCGTTGCCGAGCATCTTGAAGTACTTTATGATAACGATTACGAATGCAAAGTAGTCTGCGATGAAGTAGGCGCTGCCTATTATCGCCCAGACATGCCGAACAGCCAGCCAGAGTTCATAGATGCCCTATCCGAAGTGATTTTGAAAAAACTCGGGGGCCAATAA
- the hemE gene encoding uroporphyrinogen decarboxylase: MREINETFLKAARGEKTDHVPVWYMRQAGRSQPEYRAIKEKYSLFEITHQPELCAYVTRLPVEQYNVDAAILYKDIMTPLPALGVDVDIKAGIGPVISNPITSLADVEKLGELNPEQDVPYVLETIKLLTEEQLSVPLIGFSGAPFTLASYMIEGGPSKNYNKTKSFMYAEPKAWFALMDKLAETTITYVKSQIKAGARAIQIFDSWVGALNVEDYRIFIKPVMNRIFTELREENIPLIMFGVGASHLALEWHDLPVDVVGLDWRLPISEARAMGINKTVQGNLDPAILLAPWEVIEERTKAILDQGMAQPGYIFNLGHGVFPSVNPEVLKKLTSFVHEYSASKLSR; encoded by the coding sequence ATGAGAGAGATCAACGAAACATTTTTGAAGGCAGCGAGAGGTGAAAAGACTGACCATGTACCGGTCTGGTATATGCGCCAGGCAGGACGTTCACAGCCTGAATACCGGGCGATCAAGGAGAAATACTCCCTGTTTGAAATCACCCATCAGCCTGAGCTTTGCGCCTATGTAACAAGGCTTCCAGTTGAGCAGTACAATGTTGACGCTGCCATTCTGTATAAAGATATTATGACTCCACTGCCTGCATTAGGTGTGGATGTAGATATTAAAGCAGGAATTGGGCCTGTTATTTCAAATCCAATCACCTCGCTTGCGGATGTTGAAAAGCTTGGCGAACTTAATCCTGAACAGGATGTTCCATATGTTCTTGAAACGATCAAGCTTTTGACGGAGGAACAGCTTTCTGTCCCGTTGATTGGCTTCTCAGGTGCACCGTTCACGCTGGCCAGCTATATGATCGAAGGCGGCCCATCCAAAAACTATAATAAAACAAAATCGTTCATGTATGCTGAGCCAAAGGCTTGGTTCGCCCTGATGGACAAACTGGCAGAGACAACGATTACGTACGTGAAGTCCCAGATTAAAGCAGGAGCCCGCGCAATCCAGATTTTCGACTCCTGGGTTGGAGCATTGAATGTTGAAGATTACCGCATATTCATTAAGCCTGTCATGAATAGAATTTTCACCGAGCTCCGTGAAGAGAATATACCTTTAATCATGTTCGGCGTCGGCGCGAGCCATCTCGCACTGGAATGGCACGATCTTCCGGTTGATGTTGTCGGCCTTGACTGGCGGCTGCCAATCAGCGAGGCAAGGGCTATGGGAATCAATAAAACGGTTCAGGGCAATCTTGACCCGGCAATCCTGCTTGCTCCATGGGAAGTTATTGAAGAACGGACGAAGGCAATCCTTGATCAAGGAATGGCGCAGCCTGGCTATATCTTCAACCTTGGCCACGGGGTATTCCCTTCAGTTAATCCTGAAGTTTTGAAAAAATTGACTAGCTTCGTCCACGAATATTCAGCTTCTAAACTCAGCCGTTAA
- a CDS encoding antibiotic biosynthesis monooxygenase family protein, whose product MNIYITAGTYDFLEKLAEKHGGEHMVLMSGEEGALLLHETPGETVFNSPRKYEVLEAVGAIEGEGLVIMNNIPVTDEGRPGFEYRFKNRAGKIENTKGFKALRVLRPLGSNTYVILTVWEDEEAFHYWKESDDFSQGHGNGGSGNASNIFAGQSYVSRYTIG is encoded by the coding sequence ATGAACATTTATATTACAGCGGGAACCTACGATTTTCTTGAAAAACTGGCAGAAAAACATGGAGGCGAGCACATGGTACTGATGTCCGGGGAGGAGGGGGCATTGCTACTTCATGAAACTCCGGGAGAGACAGTCTTCAATTCTCCAAGAAAATATGAAGTGCTCGAAGCTGTTGGGGCAATTGAAGGCGAAGGCCTTGTTATCATGAACAATATTCCTGTTACCGACGAGGGTAGACCCGGCTTTGAATACCGCTTTAAAAACCGTGCTGGCAAAATTGAGAATACAAAAGGATTCAAGGCGCTTCGGGTCCTTCGTCCACTTGGTTCAAATACCTATGTAATTTTAACAGTTTGGGAGGATGAAGAAGCATTCCATTACTGGAAGGAATCCGACGACTTTAGCCAGGGCCATGGGAATGGCGGGTCCGGAAACGCTTCAAACATCTTTGCAGGCCAATCGTATGTATCACGTTATACAATCGGATAG
- a CDS encoding phosphatase PAP2 family protein — translation MSKRRTLFIGIVVSIAALLFLLIGINQNRPLLIDESISALFSLVPDSLNPIFGAITELGDKQGIGIVGLLMLGWLLVKKWDFFGMGILALSVVLGNEANKLLKNLIGRERPPLEHMVEVNSLSFPSGHAMVGSILYLSIAYFLMKEYDSPSARRWIALGAGSIIFLIGASRVILNVHYPSDVLGGYAFGFIWTAFWVYVYEALRKRYPQLRTTSRK, via the coding sequence ATGTCAAAACGCAGGACTCTATTTATTGGTATAGTCGTGTCAATCGCAGCTTTATTATTCCTATTAATAGGAATTAATCAAAATCGGCCTCTGCTTATTGATGAATCGATTTCAGCTCTGTTCTCACTTGTGCCTGATTCCCTTAACCCTATTTTTGGGGCAATAACTGAGCTTGGAGATAAGCAGGGAATTGGTATTGTCGGACTCCTGATGCTTGGCTGGCTTTTGGTGAAAAAGTGGGATTTTTTTGGGATGGGCATTCTTGCGCTTAGTGTAGTACTCGGAAATGAGGCCAATAAATTACTAAAGAATCTAATCGGCCGCGAGCGTCCGCCGTTGGAGCATATGGTCGAGGTGAACAGCCTGAGTTTCCCAAGCGGCCACGCGATGGTTGGATCAATTTTGTATTTATCCATTGCCTATTTTTTAATGAAGGAATATGACAGTCCATCTGCTAGAAGGTGGATTGCCCTGGGTGCCGGGAGTATCATTTTCCTAATCGGTGCTAGCAGGGTGATTTTAAATGTGCATTATCCATCTGATGTTCTTGGCGGATATGCGTTTGGATTTATCTGGACAGCTTTTTGGGTGTATGTCTATGAAGCGCTCCGAAAGAGGTATCCACAGCTTAGGACGACGAGCAGGAAATAG
- a CDS encoding EcsC family protein: MTEYEQKVYGEVQEWKWKLSARSGLFNRLSKKAQTKINGLIPEKVHNALTEAIKGMVKTTLTGSGFTTRKPVYPSPVLKEMDEEAKRKINVYQKTAMIEGAGTGAGGLLLGLADFPLLLTIKMKFLFEIASVYGFDTDDYEERLFILHVFLLAFSSDETRFETLDIIDNWEERKRTVADMDWREFQQEYRDYIDLAKMLQLVPGIGAVVGAVANNRLLGHLGATAMNAYRLRLMNEKPAGL, translated from the coding sequence ATGACTGAATACGAACAAAAGGTGTATGGAGAAGTACAGGAATGGAAATGGAAGCTTTCCGCACGATCCGGCCTTTTTAACCGACTATCCAAAAAAGCCCAGACGAAAATTAACGGCTTAATACCTGAAAAAGTCCATAACGCACTAACTGAAGCCATTAAAGGAATGGTAAAAACCACCCTTACCGGTTCCGGATTTACAACAAGAAAACCGGTTTATCCAAGTCCAGTATTAAAGGAAATGGATGAGGAAGCGAAAAGAAAGATAAATGTATATCAAAAAACAGCAATGATTGAAGGGGCTGGGACCGGAGCCGGAGGCCTTCTGCTAGGACTGGCGGATTTCCCGCTTCTTTTGACAATAAAGATGAAGTTCCTGTTTGAAATTGCTTCAGTATACGGTTTTGACACCGATGATTATGAAGAAAGGCTATTTATTCTCCATGTATTCCTTCTCGCCTTTTCAAGTGATGAGACGCGCTTCGAGACCCTCGATATTATCGACAACTGGGAGGAGAGGAAGAGGACGGTTGCGGATATGGACTGGAGGGAATTCCAGCAGGAGTATCGAGATTATATTGACCTGGCAAAAATGCTTCAGCTAGTTCCGGGAATTGGAGCCGTTGTTGGCGCGGTGGCCAATAACAGGCTTCTCGGCCATCTTGGTGCGACTGCGATGAATGCGTATCGGCTCAGGCTGATGAATGAAAAGCCAGCTGGTTTGTAA
- a CDS encoding ABC transporter permease, producing MFDGNKLWKERAGQRMKDMSRYLKYIFNGHLVIVLLFLIGTAAFYYQEWLKTLDTGFPSEWIMAVVFGFILTLSPVYNFLKEPDKIFLIPVEEKLRGYFFRSAIVSGVIQAYVILLLLAIFMPLLAKTGDVGFGMFLPILAILLAAKAWNIAAEWKASFLGENTKLPIERIVRFFVNTAFAYLLFSWDGWLFLLPVAGLMLAYLGYFVSASRQRGLKWETLIAGEEKRMNAFYRLANMFTDVPAIKESVKRRRWLDFLLARIKYSQENAQLYLLSRTYLRSGDYLGLSVRLTVIGILGIWFITYGPAQIFLALLFLYLTGFQLMPLASHYQNNFLVELYPFPKTILTSAFQHLLGLVLGVQTAFFVIALFVSGNYFVGLAAAVSGAVFTYAFVRFYSARRLKK from the coding sequence ATGTTTGACGGCAATAAGCTTTGGAAAGAGAGGGCCGGCCAGCGCATGAAAGACATGAGCCGGTACCTGAAATATATATTTAATGGTCACCTGGTTATTGTTCTCCTGTTCTTGATTGGTACCGCGGCATTTTATTATCAGGAGTGGCTCAAGACGCTGGATACAGGTTTTCCTTCAGAATGGATTATGGCAGTAGTATTTGGTTTCATTCTTACACTAAGCCCTGTCTACAATTTTCTGAAGGAACCGGATAAAATATTCCTGATCCCCGTAGAGGAAAAACTCAGGGGCTACTTTTTCCGCTCGGCAATCGTTAGCGGTGTGATTCAGGCATACGTCATTCTGCTCCTTCTGGCAATTTTCATGCCGTTGCTTGCCAAAACGGGCGATGTTGGCTTTGGAATGTTCCTGCCTATTTTAGCGATATTGCTTGCGGCCAAGGCATGGAACATTGCAGCAGAGTGGAAGGCATCCTTTCTGGGCGAGAACACTAAACTGCCAATTGAACGCATAGTCAGGTTCTTTGTAAATACAGCGTTTGCCTATCTCCTATTTAGCTGGGATGGATGGTTATTCCTCCTTCCAGTTGCCGGTCTGATGCTTGCCTATCTCGGTTATTTTGTCTCAGCTTCCAGGCAAAGAGGACTGAAGTGGGAGACATTGATTGCTGGTGAAGAAAAAAGGATGAATGCTTTTTACCGGCTTGCAAATATGTTTACGGATGTCCCAGCTATAAAGGAAAGCGTAAAGAGGCGAAGATGGCTTGATTTCCTGCTTGCCAGGATAAAATATAGCCAGGAGAATGCCCAATTATATTTATTATCGAGGACCTATTTGCGTTCAGGAGATTATCTTGGACTATCGGTAAGGCTGACCGTCATTGGCATCCTTGGCATATGGTTTATTACATATGGACCGGCACAAATCTTTCTTGCACTTTTATTCCTTTATTTAACCGGCTTTCAGCTCATGCCTCTGGCCTCACATTACCAGAACAATTTTTTAGTGGAACTTTACCCGTTCCCCAAAACAATCTTGACCTCGGCATTTCAGCATTTGCTGGGACTAGTCCTTGGTGTTCAGACAGCTTTCTTTGTGATTGCCCTATTTGTTTCGGGTAATTATTTTGTTGGACTTGCTGCAGCAGTTTCTGGCGCAGTTTTCACCTACGCTTTTGTTCGCTTTTATAGTGCCAGGAGGCTGAAAAAATAA
- a CDS encoding ABC transporter ATP-binding protein — MTLLSIQHLTGGYTKNPVLKDVSFEVEAGELVGLIGLNGAGKSTTIKHVIGLMEPHSGEININGKSFLEGKEAYRREFTFIPETPILYEELTLEEHLELTAMAYGLDRRQFKERMPVLLKEFRMEKRLKWFPAHFSKGMKQKAMIMCAFLVQPSLYIVDEPFVGLDPLGIQSLLDLMRKMKEEGAGILMSTHILATAERYCDRFVILHEGKIRAKGTLEELRSEFSMPGATLDDIYIQLTKEESHV; from the coding sequence ATGACGTTATTATCAATTCAACATTTGACTGGGGGATATACGAAAAACCCCGTTTTAAAAGATGTATCGTTTGAAGTGGAAGCTGGTGAATTGGTTGGGCTAATCGGGTTGAACGGTGCCGGAAAAAGTACAACCATTAAGCATGTTATTGGCCTGATGGAGCCACATTCGGGTGAAATTAACATAAACGGGAAATCCTTTCTTGAAGGGAAGGAGGCATACCGCAGGGAATTCACCTTCATTCCTGAAACACCGATCCTGTATGAGGAACTCACTCTTGAGGAGCATTTGGAATTAACTGCGATGGCCTATGGCCTAGATCGCAGACAATTCAAGGAGAGAATGCCGGTATTGCTCAAGGAATTCCGAATGGAGAAGCGCCTAAAATGGTTCCCTGCCCATTTTTCAAAGGGGATGAAGCAAAAGGCGATGATTATGTGCGCATTCCTTGTTCAGCCATCGCTTTATATCGTCGATGAACCTTTCGTTGGGCTTGATCCACTCGGTATTCAATCGTTGCTTGACCTTATGAGGAAAATGAAAGAAGAAGGCGCAGGCATTTTGATGTCTACGCATATTCTGGCAACCGCCGAGCGATATTGTGACCGTTTTGTCATCTTGCATGAGGGGAAAATTCGTGCAAAGGGAACACTTGAAGAATTAAGGTCCGAATTTTCAATGCCAGGTGCAACATTGGATGATATTTATATTCAGTTAACAAAGGAAGAAAGTCATGTTTGA
- a CDS encoding HIT family protein, which translates to MDNCIFCKIVKGEIPSSKVYEDEHILAFLDISQVTKGHTLVIPKVHKENIFELTPEIAANLYSKVPAIANALKEEFNPVGLNTLNNNGAEAYQSVFHFHLHLIPRYGKEDDFGLKWGNNQGSYTGEQLAELAGAIGSHINEA; encoded by the coding sequence ATGGATAACTGTATTTTTTGCAAAATTGTTAAAGGCGAAATCCCATCATCAAAGGTTTATGAGGATGAGCATATCCTTGCATTTCTCGATATAAGCCAGGTTACGAAAGGCCATACCCTTGTCATCCCAAAAGTACATAAGGAAAATATCTTCGAGCTTACACCCGAAATCGCGGCCAATTTGTATAGCAAGGTCCCTGCAATCGCCAATGCGCTAAAGGAAGAATTCAACCCGGTCGGTCTGAATACATTGAACAATAACGGTGCTGAGGCTTATCAATCTGTTTTCCATTTCCACCTTCACCTTATTCCTCGTTATGGCAAAGAAGATGACTTTGGCCTAAAATGGGGCAATAATCAGGGAAGTTATACAGGTGAGCAGTTAGCCGAACTCGCTGGGGCAATTGGGAGCCATATTAACGAGGCCTAA
- a CDS encoding tryptophan transporter, with product MNTKNLVALSLLMGIGVVLHSIIPGIGNGMKPDMMLTMMFLGILLFPDKKNVLLVGIVTGILSGLTTQFPGGLFPNIIDKFVTAFVFYLMFLGLKKFSQTVAGAGLLTAVGTLVSGSVFLASAVVIAGLPGEATFIALFIGIVLPTIALNTVIMVVVYPIVQSVLKRTSFVSQPAIQEQK from the coding sequence TTGAATACGAAAAATCTTGTGGCACTATCTTTATTGATGGGGATTGGTGTCGTCCTTCATTCAATCATTCCAGGGATTGGAAACGGAATGAAACCAGACATGATGCTGACGATGATGTTTCTAGGAATTTTGCTGTTCCCTGACAAAAAGAATGTCCTGCTTGTCGGAATAGTTACCGGGATCCTTTCCGGTTTGACCACCCAATTTCCTGGTGGGCTGTTCCCAAATATTATCGATAAATTTGTAACTGCTTTTGTTTTTTACCTAATGTTCCTTGGGCTTAAAAAGTTCAGCCAAACTGTTGCCGGTGCGGGTCTTTTAACAGCTGTCGGCACATTAGTATCTGGGTCTGTTTTCCTAGCTTCAGCGGTTGTGATTGCCGGTTTGCCTGGTGAGGCTACATTCATTGCATTGTTTATCGGCATTGTCCTGCCAACCATTGCCTTGAATACCGTGATTATGGTCGTTGTTTATCCTATCGTCCAATCGGTATTAAAACGGACTAGCTTTGTATCTCAACCCGCCATTCAGGAACAAAAATAA
- a CDS encoding YtxH domain-containing protein, giving the protein MGAKRFLYGVLLGGAAAGIATLFTAPKSGNELREGLKQNKDLYLAQLKDLKNSIMDVKDASLHATKEGRVHLTFFVNEVNTAIKRWQSETLPQQIEIQKEIGEIEAAIGQLESELAAQGFSKNEQQESNGQTVK; this is encoded by the coding sequence ATGGGAGCTAAACGATTTCTATACGGTGTCCTGCTGGGAGGCGCAGCAGCCGGAATTGCAACATTATTTACCGCGCCTAAATCAGGCAATGAATTACGGGAAGGGCTGAAACAGAATAAAGATCTGTATCTTGCTCAATTGAAGGATTTAAAGAACAGCATCATGGATGTCAAGGATGCCTCCCTGCACGCCACAAAGGAAGGCCGGGTTCACCTCACATTCTTTGTCAACGAGGTCAATACCGCAATAAAACGCTGGCAGTCCGAGACTTTGCCACAGCAGATTGAAATCCAAAAGGAAATTGGTGAAATTGAAGCTGCTATCGGACAGTTAGAATCGGAACTGGCAGCCCAGGGCTTCTCCAAAAATGAGCAGCAAGAGAGCAATGGGCAGACAGTAAAGTAA
- a CDS encoding HTH-type transcriptional regulator Hpr encodes MAEKHYNLKEAMLFSQRIAQLSKALWKSVEKDWQNWIKPYDLNINEHHILWIAYHLNGASISDVAKFGVMHVSTAFNFSKKLEERGLLQFSKKENDKRNTYIKLTDSGEALLLDLMESYEPGANSVFSGALPLRDLYGKFPDIIEMMAIVRNIYGDDFMEIFEKSFHNIECEFNEEEGKLRKIGKSEELV; translated from the coding sequence ATGGCAGAAAAACACTACAATCTGAAGGAAGCAATGCTCTTTAGCCAGAGGATTGCTCAATTAAGCAAGGCGCTTTGGAAATCAGTTGAAAAGGACTGGCAAAATTGGATTAAGCCATATGACCTTAATATTAACGAACACCACATTCTTTGGATTGCGTATCATCTAAATGGCGCTTCCATTTCGGATGTTGCAAAGTTCGGGGTCATGCATGTTTCGACTGCGTTCAATTTTTCCAAGAAGCTTGAGGAGAGGGGACTCCTCCAGTTTTCGAAGAAAGAAAATGACAAACGTAATACGTATATCAAATTAACTGATTCAGGTGAAGCTCTTCTCCTTGATTTAATGGAATCCTATGAACCTGGAGCAAATTCAGTATTTTCAGGTGCGCTTCCATTAAGGGATCTATATGGGAAATTCCCGGATATCATTGAAATGATGGCAATTGTCCGCAATATTTATGGTGATGATTTTATGGAAATTTTCGAAAAGTCCTTCCACAACATTGAATGTGAATTCAACGAAGAGGAAGGAAAGCTTCGCAAAATTGGCAAGTCTGAAGAGTTGGTCTAA
- a CDS encoding DUF1878 family protein, producing MDSRQILDRIQLLEYHMRLLAEAVDKTEYELNKLLVKSNITEREAAEFFALCERMNKVMEEQKAEGFLHFHPLFQEFVSLLPSKLDSREVVTACLRQKVFVPLMTEFNKYL from the coding sequence ATGGATAGCAGGCAAATACTGGATCGGATTCAATTGTTGGAATATCACATGAGGCTGCTGGCAGAAGCTGTAGATAAAACAGAGTATGAATTGAATAAGCTCCTTGTAAAGAGTAATATTACTGAACGGGAAGCTGCCGAGTTCTTCGCTTTGTGTGAGCGAATGAACAAAGTTATGGAAGAACAAAAAGCGGAAGGATTTTTACATTTTCATCCGCTTTTTCAGGAATTCGTATCATTATTGCCTTCAAAGTTGGATTCCCGAGAGGTAGTTACTGCATGTCTAAGGCAAAAAGTATTTGTACCTTTAATGACAGAATTCAATAAATATCTCTAA
- a CDS encoding YjcZ family sporulation protein, which produces MSGGGGYGAGFALIVVLFILLIIVGAAWL; this is translated from the coding sequence ATGAGTGGTGGAGGAGGATATGGTGCAGGCTTTGCACTAATCGTGGTTCTGTTCATTCTATTGATTATTGTTGGCGCTGCCTGGCTATAA
- a CDS encoding peptidylprolyl isomerase, translating to MKKWMLAFALTGGVLTLGACNNTDNGSGEVVAESKAGNITKDDLYELMKDKYGSPALQQLVYEKVLSDKYKVTDEEVNKKIEELKADLGDQFEMALQQYGYNSEEDLKETFRIGLLQEKAALKDVEATEKEMKEYYENYKPEIKARHILVKDEAAAKAAKARLDKGEKFEDVAKEVSTDTLSAQQGGDLGWFQPGTGKMVPEFDEAAGKLKKGEISAPVKTEYGYHIIQVTDIKEKQSYDKMKDEIEYQVKVSKLTPEMIDAAMQEELKAADVEIKDKDLKKALESNPQQ from the coding sequence ATGAAAAAATGGATGCTAGCTTTTGCTCTCACTGGCGGGGTTCTAACCCTTGGTGCTTGCAACAATACAGATAATGGAAGCGGCGAAGTTGTAGCTGAATCCAAAGCTGGGAATATCACTAAGGACGACCTTTACGAACTTATGAAGGACAAGTATGGCAGTCCAGCCCTGCAGCAGCTTGTATATGAAAAAGTGTTGTCTGATAAATATAAAGTCACAGATGAAGAAGTAAACAAAAAGATAGAAGAATTGAAAGCTGATCTTGGGGATCAATTTGAAATGGCTCTACAACAATATGGCTACAACAGTGAAGAAGACCTTAAGGAAACCTTCCGGATTGGACTTCTGCAAGAAAAGGCTGCTTTAAAGGACGTCGAGGCAACTGAAAAAGAAATGAAGGAATATTACGAGAACTACAAGCCTGAAATCAAGGCCCGCCATATCCTAGTCAAGGATGAAGCCGCAGCAAAAGCTGCCAAGGCAAGACTTGATAAAGGTGAAAAGTTCGAGGATGTAGCAAAAGAAGTTTCCACTGATACACTGTCTGCTCAGCAAGGCGGAGACCTCGGCTGGTTCCAGCCAGGCACTGGCAAAATGGTTCCGGAATTTGATGAAGCTGCTGGCAAGCTAAAAAAGGGTGAAATCAGCGCTCCTGTTAAAACCGAATACGGTTACCATATCATCCAGGTTACTGACATCAAAGAAAAGCAGTCATATGATAAAATGAAGGATGAAATTGAGTATCAGGTGAAGGTTTCAAAGCTGACTCCTGAAATGATTGACGCAGCAATGCAGGAAGAACTTAAAGCTGCCGATGTTGAAATTAAGGACAAAGATCTTAAGAAAGCTCTTGAATCCAATCCTCAACAGTAA
- a CDS encoding sporulation YhaL family protein, protein MIIPLWIYSIVLGIAISAVMAVKTGKEERKEERELIEKEGEIYMKRLELEKERRRLQT, encoded by the coding sequence ATGATTATTCCTCTTTGGATTTATTCAATTGTACTCGGTATTGCAATTAGCGCGGTGATGGCAGTGAAGACCGGTAAAGAAGAACGGAAGGAAGAGCGGGAACTGATTGAAAAAGAAGGAGAAATCTACATGAAGCGGCTCGAGCTCGAGAAAGAAAGGCGCCGCCTGCAAACCTAA
- the yhaM gene encoding 3'-5' exoribonuclease YhaM yields the protein MGKMILEYETGEQVDQFLLIKSSTKGIASNGKPFLTLILQDQSGDIEAKLWDAGDEEEKTYSAQAIVKIIGDIQNYRGKNQLKIRQIRPAGPHDGVKLDDFLETAPLSKDEMAGKLTQYIFEMKNPNIQRITRHLIKKHQQAFLEFPAATKNHHEFVSGLAYHVVSMLDLAKAISSLYPSLDRDLLYAGIILHDMGKVFELSGPVSTVYTVQGNLLGHITIMVNEIGKAADELGISGEEVLVLQHLVLSHHGKAEWGSPKPPLIKEAEILHYIDNLDAKMNMLDGALERVRPGEFSERVFALDNRSFYKPTFHK from the coding sequence ATGGGGAAAATGATACTTGAATATGAAACTGGTGAACAGGTTGACCAATTTTTATTAATAAAAAGCTCAACAAAAGGTATTGCCAGTAATGGAAAGCCCTTTTTAACCTTAATCCTCCAGGACCAGAGCGGGGACATTGAGGCGAAACTCTGGGATGCAGGGGATGAAGAGGAAAAGACATACAGTGCACAGGCAATCGTTAAGATAATTGGAGATATCCAGAATTATAGAGGGAAGAATCAGCTGAAAATCAGGCAAATCCGTCCTGCCGGCCCGCATGATGGCGTCAAGCTTGATGATTTCCTGGAAACCGCCCCATTAAGTAAAGATGAAATGGCTGGAAAGCTGACACAATACATTTTTGAAATGAAAAATCCGAATATCCAGAGAATTACGAGGCATCTGATCAAAAAGCATCAACAGGCATTCTTGGAATTCCCTGCCGCCACCAAAAATCATCATGAGTTTGTTTCTGGCCTAGCCTACCATGTTGTCAGCATGCTTGATTTGGCAAAGGCGATATCAAGCCTTTACCCGAGCCTTGATAGAGATTTGCTATATGCGGGTATCATCCTCCACGATATGGGCAAGGTCTTTGAGTTGTCAGGGCCTGTTTCAACCGTATATACCGTACAGGGAAACCTGCTTGGCCATATCACTATTATGGTAAATGAAATCGGCAAAGCTGCCGATGAACTCGGCATTTCAGGAGAAGAAGTCCTGGTCCTCCAGCATTTGGTCCTGTCCCATCATGGCAAAGCGGAATGGGGAAGCCCGAAACCGCCATTGATTAAGGAAGCGGAAATCCTGCATTACATTGATAACCTTGATGCCAAGATGAATATGCTTGACGGTGCACTTGAACGGGTACGGCCTGGTGAATTTTCCGAGCGGGTTTTTGCCCTAGATAACCGGTCATTTTACAAGCCAACATTTCATAAATAA